Proteins encoded in a region of the Marinococcus sp. PL1-022 genome:
- a CDS encoding PucR family transcriptional regulator, translated as MYNDIISLFPEAVPEEQWQEISQPGHHLYYRLPDGTQMAFPTHSLSTREKQLLETMLVPVSPGAREYSPWAAYLQAKSDTLPEQIPNPFRFLFLEGSSLHRWKNDIYDTLLEYYQRAVILTVLGDEKLLAVIPDDDSDEEEVFEAQELSGLLMGDTMVDASVYYGRKIYRSENIRLIYQQEQEMFSFLQEQQPSRRSFAPFEALPCIHMVENTRFSKKELLHYALSGLEQDEELMHTLYTFFLENLNSSATAKRLHLHRNTLKYRLDKITERIGIDVKQFLHAAPLFMLLQTQYGSGIA; from the coding sequence TTGTATAATGATATTATTTCGCTATTTCCAGAAGCAGTGCCCGAGGAGCAATGGCAGGAAATCAGCCAGCCCGGACACCACCTTTATTACAGACTTCCGGACGGTACACAAATGGCTTTTCCCACTCATTCCCTCTCCACCAGGGAGAAGCAGCTGCTTGAAACTATGCTTGTGCCTGTTTCCCCTGGCGCCCGGGAATATTCCCCGTGGGCGGCCTATCTTCAGGCAAAAAGCGATACGCTTCCCGAGCAGATCCCCAACCCGTTTCGTTTTTTATTTCTTGAAGGCTCCAGCCTTCATCGCTGGAAAAACGATATTTACGATACCCTGCTTGAATATTACCAGCGTGCAGTCATCCTTACCGTCCTCGGGGATGAAAAGCTTCTCGCTGTTATCCCGGATGATGACTCAGACGAGGAGGAAGTGTTTGAGGCCCAGGAATTATCAGGCCTGCTGATGGGCGACACGATGGTCGATGCTTCTGTCTATTACGGAAGGAAGATATACCGCAGCGAAAACATCCGTTTAATTTATCAGCAGGAACAGGAAATGTTTTCTTTTCTTCAGGAGCAGCAGCCCTCCAGGCGTTCCTTTGCCCCCTTTGAAGCACTGCCCTGCATTCATATGGTTGAAAATACCCGGTTCTCTAAAAAAGAATTGCTCCATTATGCTCTCAGCGGCCTCGAGCAGGATGAAGAATTAATGCATACTCTTTATACTTTCTTCCTGGAAAACTTAAACAGCAGCGCCACCGCCAAAAGGCTTCACCTGCACAGAAATACGCTGAAATACCGGCTCGACAAAATAACAGAACGGATCGGCATCGACGTCAAACAGTTTCTGCACGCTGCCCCGCTATTTATGCTGCTTCAAACACAGTACGGCTCGGGTATTGCGTAG
- a CDS encoding rhodanese-like domain-containing protein — translation MAYELEGIRQLDVDELKEQYNNGKKTPIMIDIREPGEYEERHIPGVPLLPMNQVPEVIDQFKKDESYVFICRSGSRSQHTAQYFQDNGIENVYNFAGGMLAWDEETNSGMENPLKDVNDLYKK, via the coding sequence GTGGCTTACGAATTAGAAGGAATCCGTCAGCTGGATGTAGACGAGCTGAAAGAGCAATATAATAACGGTAAAAAAACACCGATCATGATTGATATAAGAGAGCCGGGCGAATACGAGGAACGTCATATACCGGGTGTACCTCTTCTTCCGATGAACCAGGTCCCGGAAGTGATCGATCAGTTTAAAAAAGATGAATCATACGTATTTATCTGCCGAAGTGGCTCGAGAAGCCAGCATACGGCCCAGTATTTTCAGGACAATGGCATTGAAAATGTTTATAATTTTGCCGGCGGAATGCTCGCCTGGGATGAGGAAACGAATTCCGGCATGGAAAACCCATTAAAGGACGTAAACGATTTGTATAAAAAATAA
- a CDS encoding alpha/beta fold hydrolase yields the protein MITIEKQTIADIPSLHISKQADKHHPQPTVLFWHGLGSSKEQNLSFAYYLAEKGIRVVLPDALYHGEREGDMDAGRRTYAFWDIVMQAVEETEALLNEMTTYEWIDSGRVYVSGTSMGGIISCGALKSFEWIHGGMILMGSPSWKAMAEEQIRSLKKTPDWVLSEREEQELLDKLAAYDLSLDPAKVEAKPIFFWHGKEDDVVPYELSYRFYERLPERESSWQAYYLQQEAGHKVTREGMIAASEWASSHI from the coding sequence ATGATTACTATCGAAAAGCAAACAATCGCAGATATTCCCAGCCTGCATATCTCGAAGCAGGCAGACAAACATCATCCGCAGCCGACGGTTTTATTTTGGCACGGCCTTGGCAGCAGCAAAGAACAGAATCTTTCCTTTGCCTATTATCTGGCAGAAAAGGGAATACGGGTCGTGCTTCCGGATGCTCTTTATCACGGAGAACGTGAGGGCGATATGGATGCCGGCAGAAGAACCTATGCGTTTTGGGATATTGTCATGCAGGCGGTGGAAGAAACCGAAGCTCTGCTGAATGAAATGACTACATATGAATGGATTGACAGCGGCCGGGTATACGTTTCCGGTACGTCCATGGGAGGAATTATTTCATGCGGGGCACTCAAGTCATTCGAGTGGATCCATGGAGGCATGATTCTGATGGGATCGCCGTCCTGGAAAGCGATGGCCGAAGAACAGATTCGGTCATTGAAGAAAACACCTGACTGGGTGCTGTCGGAACGCGAAGAGCAGGAGCTGTTGGATAAACTGGCTGCGTATGATCTCTCTCTTGACCCCGCCAAAGTGGAAGCAAAGCCTATCTTTTTTTGGCACGGGAAAGAAGATGACGTTGTACCCTACGAATTATCGTATCGTTTTTATGAGCGTCTTCCAGAGAGGGAGTCCTCGTGGCAGGCTTATTATCTGCAGCAGGAAGCAGGGCACAAAGTAACGAGAGAAGGAATGATTGCTGCTTCTGAATGGGCCTCTTCCCATATTTAA
- a CDS encoding YitT family protein, with translation MLTSHSSIVSEVIRVLVIVFGALIMAVGLNLFLEPANVFASGATGIAQIIAGFLPLSTGVLLFLINIPIAMLGWFKVGRLFTFYSFLHVALTTFFLDLIPITELSGDILLNSVFGGAITAAGAAVALKWGASAGGLDIVALVLARMGDRPVGTYFMLLNGIIVIAAGFLYNWESSLYTLVTLYVGSRVIDTIHTRHVKLTALIVTKNPDEMRDAIHENLTRGITRIPARGGFDASEKEILMTVITRYEMYTLQQVVQEADPEAFTNIINTTTVFGLFRKDD, from the coding sequence ATGCTTACAAGCCATTCATCTATCGTATCGGAAGTCATACGCGTCCTGGTTATCGTATTCGGGGCGTTGATTATGGCAGTGGGCCTGAATTTGTTTTTGGAGCCGGCAAATGTATTTGCGAGCGGAGCCACGGGGATTGCGCAGATTATTGCAGGTTTTCTGCCGCTCTCCACAGGGGTACTCTTGTTTTTAATTAATATACCGATTGCTATGCTCGGCTGGTTTAAAGTAGGACGGCTGTTTACGTTCTACAGCTTTTTGCACGTAGCACTGACGACATTTTTTCTTGACCTTATACCTATCACCGAACTTTCAGGAGACATTTTATTAAACAGTGTCTTCGGCGGTGCGATTACAGCCGCCGGAGCTGCGGTAGCCTTAAAATGGGGGGCTTCTGCGGGCGGACTGGATATTGTGGCCCTGGTATTGGCCCGTATGGGGGACCGCCCGGTCGGCACGTATTTCATGCTGCTGAACGGGATTATCGTTATAGCGGCCGGCTTTCTGTATAACTGGGAAAGTTCTTTATACACCCTCGTAACGCTCTATGTCGGCTCAAGGGTCATAGATACTATTCATACACGGCACGTAAAGCTGACAGCTTTAATTGTAACGAAAAATCCGGACGAGATGCGCGATGCTATTCATGAAAATCTGACCAGGGGGATCACACGAATTCCGGCCCGGGGAGGATTTGATGCGAGCGAAAAAGAAATATTAATGACAGTGATTACAAGGTATGAAATGTACACGCTTCAGCAGGTGGTTCAGGAAGCAGATCCGGAGGCATTCACAAACATTATTAACACGACAACTGTGTTTGGTCTGTTCCGGAAAGACGACTGA
- a CDS encoding BsuPI-related putative proteinase inhibitor translates to MKKWLAAVIACFCMLSAAACGSGQTAEEPSAASLEASMTKNNWELTGNLDTENNTWHLEFENTGSEEMKLDFPDGQEIEVIITEEGVSEPVYSYSEGKVFTQAEKSVEISAGNIRRWDGELDADLLDSENSYRAEFRILAENLDAPALKTSENP, encoded by the coding sequence GTGAAAAAGTGGTTAGCTGCAGTAATAGCCTGTTTCTGTATGCTTTCTGCTGCTGCGTGTGGCAGCGGACAGACTGCTGAAGAGCCTTCCGCCGCTAGTCTGGAAGCTTCAATGACAAAAAATAATTGGGAGCTTACCGGTAATCTGGACACTGAAAACAACACCTGGCATTTGGAATTTGAAAATACGGGCAGCGAAGAAATGAAGCTGGATTTTCCGGACGGCCAGGAAATAGAAGTTATTATTACAGAAGAAGGCGTTTCCGAACCAGTTTATAGTTATTCGGAGGGAAAGGTATTTACGCAGGCGGAGAAATCTGTGGAAATCAGCGCCGGAAACATACGAAGGTGGGACGGGGAGCTTGATGCAGATCTTCTCGACTCTGAAAATTCGTACCGGGCAGAGTTTCGGATCCTTGCTGAAAACCTGGACGCCCCGGCCTTGAAAACGTCCGAAAATCCGTAA
- a CDS encoding AzlD domain-containing protein, translated as MNMLLLIIGMGVITYVTRVVPFFSLNINRLPVSVQQALQLIPYAALGALLLPGALRSPPDPWFGLLGLGIALLIAFTGGRFTAVICGTIGFLSFAAYFIY; from the coding sequence ATGAATATGCTTCTTTTAATCATTGGAATGGGCGTTATTACATACGTCACGAGAGTTGTTCCTTTCTTTTCGTTAAATATTAACCGCCTGCCCGTTTCCGTGCAGCAGGCACTTCAGCTCATCCCGTACGCAGCGCTCGGAGCCCTCCTGCTCCCCGGGGCCCTGCGTTCCCCGCCTGATCCCTGGTTCGGTCTGCTCGGCCTCGGCATTGCCCTTTTGATCGCTTTTACAGGCGGCAGGTTCACTGCTGTCATTTGCGGTACCATTGGCTTTCTTTCTTTTGCTGCTTATTTTATTTATTGA
- a CDS encoding AzlC family ABC transporter permease, with the protein MSNTAALDHSWNSGLIQGLPIAAGYIPVALGFGLLGANSGLSIFETALMSIIIFSGAAQYMAIGLITAGAGLYSIWISTFLINIRHLLMSASVKQILFSASKWKQGVLAFGLTDEVFALISAKRKKTTVNFGIGIFLAAYISWIIFSCAGYYFGAFFPGFLQISMDFALYALFAALLFPAILKYRMALYTAGLSAAVNTFLGLWLSPGWAIPAAMTASVIIVVYVSSFQHKKESQS; encoded by the coding sequence ATGAGCAATACAGCTGCACTAGATCATTCCTGGAACAGCGGCCTTATTCAGGGGCTTCCTATCGCTGCCGGATATATTCCAGTTGCTTTGGGATTTGGTCTGCTTGGTGCCAACAGCGGCCTGTCCATTTTTGAAACTGCACTTATGAGTATTATAATTTTCTCCGGTGCTGCCCAGTATATGGCTATTGGACTGATTACGGCCGGGGCGGGGTTGTACAGCATCTGGATTTCTACGTTTCTCATAAATATCCGGCATTTATTAATGAGCGCTTCCGTCAAACAAATTCTTTTCTCTGCTTCTAAATGGAAGCAGGGCGTCTTAGCCTTTGGCTTAACCGATGAAGTCTTCGCGCTGATCTCCGCCAAAAGGAAGAAAACGACAGTAAATTTTGGAATTGGAATCTTTCTGGCAGCATATATCAGCTGGATCATTTTTTCATGTGCCGGCTATTATTTTGGTGCCTTTTTCCCCGGTTTTCTGCAGATCAGCATGGATTTTGCCTTGTACGCCCTTTTTGCAGCGCTGCTGTTTCCTGCCATTTTAAAATACCGTATGGCTCTTTACACCGCTGGCTTAAGCGCAGCTGTCAACACGTTTCTTGGGCTCTGGCTTTCCCCGGGATGGGCTATTCCAGCAGCAATGACAGCCTCAGTCATTATTGTCGTATATGTCAGTTCCTTTCAGCATAAAAAGGAGAGTCAGTCATGA
- a CDS encoding XRE family transcriptional regulator, giving the protein MKESIGKEIGKTLRQLRHERGWSLDRLAEATGVSKPMLGQIERGASNPTITTMWKIAEGMGVGFSTFLQKQRPDMEFVSADEAEWLEGENGYAVRNIFSKHEQAPVEWYEFVLAAGGSHYSSAHPFGVEEYIFVHEGRMEVQTNEESKQLMRPEDALRFRADHNHAYINAGPEKVKGVLMLFYTAYRQ; this is encoded by the coding sequence ATGAAAGAATCCATTGGAAAAGAAATCGGCAAAACGTTACGTCAGCTTCGTCATGAGCGCGGTTGGAGCCTGGACAGACTGGCTGAAGCAACAGGGGTGAGCAAGCCAATGCTTGGACAGATTGAACGCGGGGCATCGAACCCGACCATTACGACAATGTGGAAGATTGCAGAAGGGATGGGCGTAGGGTTTTCTACTTTTTTGCAGAAACAGCGTCCGGACATGGAATTTGTTTCCGCTGATGAAGCTGAATGGCTTGAAGGGGAGAACGGCTACGCGGTCCGGAATATTTTTTCCAAACACGAACAGGCTCCGGTCGAATGGTATGAATTTGTGCTGGCTGCAGGAGGGAGCCATTACTCTTCTGCCCACCCATTTGGAGTAGAGGAATACATTTTTGTGCACGAAGGGCGTATGGAAGTGCAGACCAATGAGGAAAGTAAACAGCTAATGAGGCCGGAGGACGCGCTTCGTTTCCGGGCGGACCATAACCATGCCTATATTAATGCCGGCCCGGAAAAAGTGAAGGGTGTGCTTATGCTTTTTTATACGGCTTACCGGCAATAA
- a CDS encoding GNAT family N-acetyltransferase, protein MQVYKVPTDTEQYVRNQIADLLMGQMDSIGMKDAYRFLQRAIDLSLDSDSTAHIFVAETEEKIVGAAFLNIGISLEKGGYYVWLNDLYVDQQYRNRGIAKKLLLKIIYWAEHNDIKGIELETGVNNAATKALYNSLGFYDVISKRYGFRF, encoded by the coding sequence ATGCAGGTGTATAAAGTACCTACAGATACCGAACAGTACGTGAGAAATCAAATAGCAGATCTGCTCATGGGGCAGATGGATTCCATCGGCATGAAGGATGCTTACCGCTTTCTGCAGCGGGCTATCGATCTTTCCCTTGATTCCGACTCCACCGCGCATATTTTTGTAGCCGAAACAGAAGAAAAGATTGTGGGAGCTGCTTTTTTAAATATTGGCATCAGTCTTGAAAAGGGGGGCTATTATGTCTGGCTGAATGATCTCTACGTGGATCAGCAGTACCGCAACCGGGGTATTGCCAAGAAACTGCTGTTAAAAATTATTTACTGGGCCGAGCATAATGACATCAAGGGCATTGAGCTGGAAACCGGAGTGAACAACGCAGCCACAAAAGCATTGTATAATTCCCTCGGCTTTTACGACGTTATTTCCAAGCGCTACGGCTTCCGTTTTTAA
- a CDS encoding Cof-type HAD-IIB family hydrolase, translated as MKKHLIALDLDGTLLKDDKTISTKTWKVIQQAKHAGHTIAIATGRPYRASKMYYQQLGLSTPIVNFNGAYVHHPADHSFRSFHEPLDLDLARTVIETCRTLNVQNMLAEVLDDVYMDEHDESFIDLLAFQGPVTGAGRLERVLPNSPTSLLVYPQEGTAERLQELLSSSEAQGMHQRSWGEPHHMIEIIKKGNHKANGLEKVAAYAGLTMEDVIAFGDEDNDLEMLEAAGTGLAMGNASTDTKSVANEVIGTNEEDGIAHYLEERLKLSAYDPVLFKN; from the coding sequence ATGAAAAAACATTTGATAGCTCTTGATCTAGACGGGACGCTTCTAAAAGATGATAAAACGATTTCCACAAAGACCTGGAAAGTAATCCAGCAGGCTAAACATGCCGGACACACAATAGCTATTGCTACCGGCAGACCATACCGGGCGAGTAAAATGTACTACCAGCAGCTCGGCCTTTCCACGCCTATCGTTAATTTTAACGGAGCGTATGTGCACCACCCGGCCGACCACTCTTTCCGCTCCTTCCATGAACCGCTTGATCTGGATCTTGCCCGGACAGTAATCGAGACATGCCGGACGTTAAATGTTCAAAACATGCTCGCCGAAGTGCTCGACGACGTGTACATGGATGAGCATGACGAATCCTTTATTGATCTTCTGGCTTTCCAGGGGCCGGTAACCGGAGCAGGAAGGCTTGAAAGAGTGCTTCCGAACTCTCCTACCTCCCTGCTTGTATATCCCCAGGAAGGCACAGCTGAACGCCTGCAGGAACTGCTCTCATCCAGCGAAGCCCAGGGCATGCACCAACGCTCGTGGGGAGAGCCTCATCATATGATTGAAATTATTAAAAAGGGAAATCATAAAGCAAACGGCCTCGAAAAAGTCGCTGCTTATGCGGGGCTTACGATGGAGGATGTGATTGCTTTCGGGGATGAGGATAACGATCTGGAAATGCTTGAAGCCGCCGGAACGGGGCTTGCCATGGGGAATGCCAGTACAGATACGAAATCAGTGGCAAATGAAGTTATTGGCACAAACGAAGAAGACGGCATCGCCCATTATTTAGAAGAGCGGTTAAAGCTTTCTGCATACGACCCGGTGCTTTTTAAAAATTAG
- the argC gene encoding N-acetyl-gamma-glutamyl-phosphate reductase, which yields MNTAIIGATGYGGVELIRMLAQHRGVKQIDVYSSSKQNTKLSDMYPHMKDLYNEVLQPLETADWSAYDVVFLSTPPGISAEWSETIAAHTRVIDLSGDLRLKNAGTYEQWYQRQSAPETLLQEAVYGLTEWNREEVAGTSLLSNPGCYPTAVLLGLLPLVDKDAIDPANIIIDAKTGTTGAGRTPSETTHFSEMDGNFKIYKVNEHKHTPEIEQALDTHTGKNHPVTFSPHLVPMTRGILATMYVPLTGGTKSGQIEELFHQAYDKEPFVRIRGEKSFPATKEVYGSNFCDIGWTVDERTNRLTIVSVIDNLVKGASGQAIQNMNVMLGADENEGISQLPVYP from the coding sequence ATGAATACAGCGATTATTGGAGCAACTGGCTATGGGGGAGTGGAATTAATACGCATGCTGGCCCAGCACCGCGGCGTTAAACAAATTGACGTTTATTCCTCCTCAAAGCAAAATACGAAGCTTTCTGATATGTATCCGCATATGAAGGATTTATATAATGAAGTTCTGCAGCCGCTTGAGACGGCTGACTGGTCCGCATATGATGTTGTGTTTCTTTCCACGCCGCCCGGAATTTCAGCGGAGTGGAGCGAAACCATCGCAGCGCACACCAGAGTAATTGATTTGTCCGGGGATCTCCGGCTGAAGAACGCAGGAACCTACGAACAGTGGTATCAGCGTCAAAGCGCACCAGAAACCCTGCTTCAGGAGGCGGTTTACGGTTTGACGGAATGGAACAGGGAGGAAGTGGCAGGCACTTCTCTTTTGTCAAACCCGGGATGCTATCCGACAGCAGTACTTCTTGGTCTTCTGCCCCTGGTGGATAAGGATGCTATTGATCCTGCAAATATTATCATTGATGCCAAAACAGGCACTACAGGAGCGGGACGGACACCATCAGAAACCACTCATTTCAGTGAAATGGACGGCAATTTTAAAATATATAAAGTGAATGAGCATAAGCATACACCGGAGATTGAACAGGCACTGGACACGCATACGGGTAAAAATCATCCCGTTACATTCAGTCCTCACCTCGTGCCGATGACAAGAGGAATTTTAGCTACTATGTACGTGCCGCTTACCGGGGGAACAAAAAGCGGGCAGATAGAGGAACTGTTTCACCAGGCTTATGACAAAGAGCCCTTCGTCAGAATACGGGGAGAAAAATCCTTTCCAGCAACTAAAGAAGTGTATGGCAGTAATTTTTGCGATATCGGCTGGACAGTGGACGAGCGCACCAACCGCCTGACGATCGTTTCTGTAATTGATAACTTAGTTAAGGGCGCCTCGGGGCAGGCGATACAAAATATGAATGTGATGCTGGGAGCAGATGAGAACGAAGGGATTTCTCAGCTTCCAGTTTATCCATAA